Proteins encoded in a region of the Labrus bergylta chromosome 9, fLabBer1.1, whole genome shotgun sequence genome:
- the p2ry4 gene encoding P2Y purinoceptor 4, with translation MGRLFISPSTPNKSMVFTSIFNSSCRFDEEFKYILLPVSYSLVFVVGFVLNAAALWLFLKMRPWNPTTVFMFHLALTDFLYVLSLPTLIYYYANRSHWPFGVAACKAVRFLFYANLYCSILFLTCISVHRYLGICHPIKALTLVKSRHAHLVSGMVWAVVTICLVPNLIFVTTSRRDNDTLCHDTTSQEAFEEYVDYSSVVMVLLFGVPFLVIVLCYCLMARALCRPRQGVSAGQRGAASRQKSIKLIVVVLVVFAVSFVPFHITRTIYYTSRVLDLNCEFLNIVNFTYKITRPLASINSCIDPILYFLAGDHYRSKLMSALTGKRQTTSSQSPEQAQTQPINNHNIALVYKNSALKDSGEIQR, from the coding sequence ATGGGAAGGTTATTCATCAGCCCGAGCACACCCAACAAGTCAATGGTGTTCACCTCCATCTTCAACTCCAGCTGTCGCTTCGATGAGGAGTTCAAATACATCCTGCTTCCAGTGTCCTACAGTCTGGTGTTTGTGGTCGGTTTCGTGCTCAACGCTGCAGCTCTGTGGCTCTTCCTGAAGATGCGTCCGTGGAACCCGACCACAGTGTTCATGTTCCACCTCGCCCTCACCGACTTCCTGTACGTCCTCTCGCTGCCCACTCTCATCTACTACTACGCCAACCGCAGTCACTGGCCCTTTGGGGTGGCTGCCTGCAAAGCTGTGCGATTCCTCTTCTATGCCAACCTTTACTGCAgcatcctcttcctcacctgcATCAGCGTGCACCGTTACCTAGGAATCTGCCACCCCATCAAGGCGCTGACCCTAGTCAAGTCCCGCCACGCCCATCTGGTGAGCGGCATGGTATGGGCAGTGGTGACCATCTGCTTGGTGCCCAACCTCATTTTTGTCACCACATCCAGGAGAGACAATGACACTCTCTGCCACGACACGACCAGCCAGGAGGCATTTGAGGAGTACGTGGACTACAGTTCAGTTGTCATGGTGCTCCTGTTTGGAGTCCCTTTCCTGGTCATCGTGTTGTGTTACTGCTTAATGGCTCGAGCCCTGTGTCGGCCCAGACAAGGAGTTTCCGCAGGCCAACGGGGTGCTGCCTCGCGTCAGAAATCCATCAAGCTCATCGTTGTTGTATTGGTGGTGTTTGCCGTGAGCTTTGTCCCGTTTCACATCACACGGACCATCTACTACACGTCCCGTGTATTAGATCTGAACTGTGAATTCCTCAACATTGTCAACTTTACATACAAGATCACCAGGCCACTGGCGAGCATCAACAGCTGCATTGATCCCATTCTGTATTTCTTGGCAGGGGATCACTACAGGTCAAAACTGATGTCTGCTCTAACTGGAAAAAGACAAACGACAAGCAGCCAAAGCCCCGAACAGGCACAAACACAACCAATCAATAACCACAACATCGCTCTGGTGTATAAAAACTCAGCTCTGAAAGACAGTGGAGAAATCCAGAGATAG
- the sox3 gene encoding transcription factor Sox-3 — MYNMMETELKTPLPQSNSGSAPGAKNNSANDAERVKRPMNAFMVWSRGQRRKMAQENPKMHNSEISKRLGADWKLLTDAEKRPFIDEAKRLRAMHMKEHPDYKYRPRRKTKTLLKKDKYSLPGGLLAPGSNVVNNSVSVGQRMDGYAHMNGWTNSAYSLMQDQLAYPQHHSMNSPQIQQMHRYEMAGLQYPMMSSAQTYMNAASTYSMSPAYTQQTSSAMGLSSMASVCKTEPSSPPPAITSHSQRACLGDLRDMISMYLPPGGDSAEHSSLQSSRLHSVHPHYQSAGTGVNGTLPLTHI, encoded by the coding sequence ATGTATAACATGATGGAAACCGAGCTCAAGACCCCGCTCCCGCAGTCCAATTCGGGCTCGGCGCCGGGCGCAAAGAACAACAGTGCCAACGACGCAGAGCGCGTAAAGCGTCCGATGAATGCCTTCATGGTGTGGTCCAGGGGACAGCGGAGGAAGATGGCGCAAGAAAACCCCAAAATGCACAACTCTGAGATCAGCAAGCGGCTCGGTGCGGACTGGAAACTTCTGACCGACGCTGAGAAGAGACCGTTTATCGACGAGGCCAAGCGTCTGCGTGCCATGCACATGAAGGAGCACCCGGATTATAAGTACCGTCCCCGCAGGAAGACCAAGACCTTGCTCAAGAAAGACAAGTACTCTTTGCCGGGGGGTCTGCTTGCGCCTGGATCCAACGTCGTCAACAACTCAGTGTCTGTGGGGCAGAGGATGGACGGTTACGCGCACATGAACGGCTGGACGAACAGCGCGTACTCCCTCATGCAGGACCAGTTGGCTTACCCGCAGCATCACAGCATGAACAGCCCGCAGATCCAGCAGATGCACCGGTACGAGATGGCTGGGCTCCAGTACCCCATGATGTCCTCAGCGCAGACCTACATGAACGCAGCCTCCACGTACAGCATGTCCCCGGCGTACACACAGCAGACCTCCAGTGCCATGGGACTCAGCTCCATGGCGTCTGTTTGCAAGACCGAGCCCAGTTCCCCCCCGCCGGCCATCACGTCCCACTCTCAGCGGGCGTGTTTGGGGGACCTGAGGGATATGATAAGCATGTACCTGCCTCCCGGCGGGGACAGCGCGGAGCACTCCTCCCTGCAGAGCAGCCGGTTACACAGCGTCCACCCGCACTACCAGAGCGCAGGGACGGGCGTCAACGGCACGCTACCCCTTACACACATCTGA